In Flavobacteriales bacterium, one genomic interval encodes:
- a CDS encoding DUF262 domain-containing protein produces MQTQKYSIQQPLIESLLSWVKEKEIAIPEIQRPFVWDKSKVRDLMDSIYQGFPVGYIITWKNPDVRLKDGSIGSGKKILIDGQQRITALRAALMDEYVVDKDYARIKIKIAFHPITQKFEVQTPIIQKDKAWLPDIAVFFGSGFSLIKLNKAYTAANPDADAELVESSLGQLANLAKRQIGVIELNHELDIETVTEIFIRINSKGVVLSQADFAMSKIASNEHHGGPVLRKAIDYFCHLSKEPQYYEHIKENDPEFAATEHFKNMKWLRSETEDLYDPAYTDMLRVASGVEFGRGKMSDLVSLLSGRDFVNRTFEETIMENSFKQLDAGVARFMNETDFKFFTLILRSAGFVRSKLMRSKNAINFAYFLYLHLRRQGMDRGNELQSLVRRWYVMSILTERATGSFESQFDFDIKRLNERNASDYLAEIEAGDLSDAFWNSVLPGHLESPVMSSPFFGVFLAAQANANDHGLFSRHLTVNDMLLTRGDVHHIFPRSLLKKNGLGRSLYNRVSNLVYMDQPGNIKIGDKTPAVYFTTVADKLEQGKGDIGGLRNMADLRKNMRENCIPTAIFDYDVKSYQTFLEERKHLMAQKIKGYYEGL; encoded by the coding sequence ATGCAAACACAGAAATACAGTATCCAACAGCCGCTTATCGAAAGTTTATTGTCGTGGGTGAAAGAGAAAGAGATCGCGATACCCGAGATCCAGCGCCCATTCGTTTGGGATAAGAGCAAAGTCCGCGATCTGATGGATAGCATCTACCAAGGTTTTCCAGTGGGCTACATTATTACATGGAAGAACCCGGATGTGCGCTTGAAAGATGGCAGCATTGGCAGCGGCAAGAAGATCTTGATCGATGGGCAACAACGCATAACAGCATTGCGTGCTGCTTTAATGGATGAATACGTGGTGGACAAGGATTATGCGCGGATCAAGATCAAGATCGCGTTCCATCCCATCACCCAGAAGTTCGAGGTGCAAACGCCCATCATCCAAAAGGACAAGGCGTGGTTGCCGGATATCGCGGTGTTCTTTGGGAGTGGTTTCAGCTTGATCAAATTGAACAAAGCATACACCGCAGCAAACCCGGATGCAGATGCCGAGCTTGTGGAGAGCAGCCTTGGGCAATTGGCCAATTTAGCCAAGCGGCAGATCGGCGTGATCGAACTGAACCACGAACTGGACATAGAGACGGTAACGGAGATCTTCATCCGCATCAACAGCAAAGGAGTCGTATTGAGCCAAGCGGACTTTGCCATGAGCAAGATCGCCAGCAACGAGCACCATGGTGGTCCGGTTCTGCGCAAGGCCATCGATTACTTCTGCCACCTGAGCAAAGAGCCGCAGTACTACGAGCACATCAAGGAGAACGACCCCGAGTTCGCAGCCACGGAGCACTTCAAGAACATGAAGTGGCTACGCAGCGAAACCGAAGATCTCTATGACCCGGCCTACACGGATATGTTGCGTGTTGCCAGCGGTGTGGAATTCGGTCGTGGTAAAATGAGCGACCTGGTCAGCCTACTTAGTGGACGCGATTTCGTGAACCGCACGTTCGAGGAGACCATTATGGAAAATTCTTTCAAGCAGTTGGACGCTGGTGTGGCCCGCTTCATGAATGAGACTGACTTCAAGTTCTTCACGTTGATCCTTCGGTCGGCAGGCTTCGTGCGCAGCAAGTTGATGCGCAGTAAGAACGCGATCAACTTCGCCTATTTCTTGTACCTGCATTTGCGTCGTCAAGGAATGGACCGAGGCAATGAATTACAAAGCTTGGTGCGCCGTTGGTACGTTATGAGCATCTTGACCGAACGTGCAACGGGCAGCTTCGAAAGCCAATTCGACTTTGACATCAAACGGCTGAACGAACGCAATGCTTCCGACTACTTAGCCGAGATCGAAGCAGGTGACCTGAGTGATGCGTTCTGGAATTCTGTACTTCCAGGGCATTTGGAAAGCCCAGTGATGAGCAGTCCGTTCTTCGGCGTATTCCTAGCTGCCCAAGCCAACGCGAACGACCATGGTCTGTTCAGTCGGCACCTCACCGTGAACGACATGTTGCTTACACGCGGAGATGTACACCACATCTTCCCCCGCAGCTTGTTGAAGAAGAATGGCTTGGGTCGCAGTCTGTACAATCGCGTGAGCAATCTGGTGTACATGGACCAACCCGGAAACATCAAGATCGGTGACAAAACGCCAGCGGTATACTTTACGACCGTTGCGGACAAGCTTGAGCAAGGCAAAGGTGACATCGGTGGTCTGCGTAACATGGCCGACCTGCGCAAGAACATGCGCGAGAACTGCATCCCAACAGCTATCTTCGACTATGATGTAAAAAGCTACCAGACCTTTTTGGAGGAACGCAAACACCTGATGGCACAAAAGATCAAGGGCTATTACGAAGGCTTGTAA
- a CDS encoding DEAD/DEAH box helicase family protein — protein sequence MSLSTPSNFRFLVEEWPSIAKEAMDAERYALAAPIASAVYARRALERTVHWLYDNDSDLQRPYNSQLSALMDERSFRVLIPPPIYIDLQYIRRTGNAAAHDKKVVESQSVASLRLLFRFLKWMGRTYSAFDIEVGTFQEEALIVQVKVKEVPNSAELQQLQERYEAQRVAMETEREQRLKLEGEKQILAERLAAIQERKERHENIPIPASEYSEADTRLLFIDELLREAGWDPAASNVIEYPVTGMPLSTNPNGNGKVDYVLWGADGKPLAVVEAKRTTHDAQQGRVQASLYADCLERMTGQRPVIFYSNGFDTWIWDDTFYGPRAVQGIYTRDELQRVVDRRIGRVNIRHVPIDEQIVERYYQHQAIKRVAESWVDEDGMRGLKRKALIVMATGAGKTRTVAALVDLLLKANWAKRVLFLADRNALVTQAKRAFEKNLPNVTTLDLTKQRYDESARVVFSTYPTVMNRVDQVRSDDVKTFGVGHFDLIIVDEAHRSVYDRYGAIFTYFDSLLVGLTATPHDQGDRDTYALFDCEEHNPTSFYELGQAVADRFLVPPIGKAVDFGFLQRGIRYDDLSESDRTHYEETFRDDQGNIPEEIGAPAINNWLFNSNTIDQVLAYVMENGIKVEGGEKLGKTVVFARNIDHARAIQNRFEDQFPQYGGHFMSVVHSKEQYSQSIIDNFSDKDRYPQIAVSVDMLDTGIDIPEIVNLVFFKPVYSKSKFWQMVGRGTRLCPDLFGPGQHKENFRIFDLCGNYSFFNLRPEGIEPVRSPSLSQRIFEATILLSEQLREPAHQVPKDQALRVELLNSAHSWVQALWELRHTVRIRPAQRVLDHYRERTAWNALSKSGISDLFETVGHLIELPDKDELAKRFDLLMLDLEIAVAQEAPSVDRLFRTLASTATQLARLSNIPVVQERYPAIKAVLDVANDQQQRAAVFGLEALEFTRKQLRDLVRLIPREERKVVYSDLRDELVSEGEDIISMPGSYTMRSYRMRVEEFIRSHKHQLTIHKLYTNEPITTAELVELERILFDGDERGTKEALMKELGEERPLGYFIRSIIGLDEGAAKAAFGEFLSGSIFSATQIHFIDSIIRHLTVNGVIDKRMLAEPGSTFTDLHQEGIFGLFPNENDQDKIISVVEWVQGNAQPGERSA from the coding sequence ATGTCGTTGAGCACCCCGAGCAACTTCCGCTTCCTCGTTGAAGAGTGGCCCTCCATTGCGAAGGAGGCCATGGACGCGGAGCGGTATGCCTTGGCCGCACCGATCGCCTCTGCCGTGTATGCCCGCCGTGCGTTGGAACGTACCGTGCACTGGCTGTATGATAACGACAGTGACCTACAGCGCCCTTACAACAGCCAGTTGAGCGCGTTGATGGATGAACGGTCCTTCCGGGTACTGATACCACCACCCATCTACATCGACCTGCAGTACATCCGGCGTACCGGCAATGCCGCTGCGCATGATAAGAAGGTGGTGGAGAGCCAGAGCGTAGCCTCATTGCGCCTCTTGTTCCGGTTCTTGAAATGGATGGGTCGTACGTACAGCGCATTCGACATCGAGGTAGGAACATTCCAAGAGGAGGCACTCATAGTACAAGTGAAAGTGAAGGAAGTTCCGAACAGCGCGGAGCTTCAACAGTTACAGGAGCGTTATGAAGCGCAACGTGTAGCGATGGAGACCGAGCGCGAGCAACGGTTGAAATTAGAAGGAGAAAAGCAGATATTGGCAGAACGCCTGGCAGCGATCCAGGAGCGCAAGGAGCGCCATGAGAACATACCCATACCTGCTTCTGAATATTCGGAGGCGGATACACGGTTACTCTTCATTGATGAACTGTTGCGCGAAGCAGGCTGGGACCCTGCCGCATCCAACGTGATCGAATACCCGGTAACAGGGATGCCATTGAGCACCAATCCCAACGGCAACGGCAAGGTAGATTACGTGCTCTGGGGTGCAGATGGTAAACCGCTGGCCGTAGTAGAGGCCAAGCGCACCACCCACGATGCCCAACAAGGCCGTGTGCAAGCAAGCCTTTACGCTGATTGCCTGGAACGCATGACCGGACAGCGCCCGGTGATATTCTATAGCAACGGTTTCGATACGTGGATCTGGGATGACACCTTTTATGGTCCACGCGCTGTACAGGGCATTTACACGCGGGACGAATTGCAACGGGTCGTTGATCGGCGTATCGGTCGTGTGAACATTCGGCATGTGCCGATCGATGAGCAGATCGTGGAACGCTATTACCAACATCAAGCGATCAAGCGGGTTGCAGAAAGTTGGGTGGATGAAGATGGCATGCGCGGTCTTAAGCGAAAAGCATTGATCGTAATGGCCACTGGGGCTGGCAAGACGCGTACCGTTGCCGCGTTAGTGGACCTTCTACTGAAAGCGAATTGGGCGAAGCGTGTGCTCTTTCTCGCTGATCGCAATGCCTTGGTCACACAGGCAAAACGGGCCTTTGAGAAGAACCTGCCGAATGTTACCACATTGGATCTCACCAAACAGCGCTATGATGAAAGCGCACGGGTGGTCTTCAGCACCTACCCCACGGTAATGAACCGCGTGGACCAAGTGCGGAGTGATGATGTGAAGACCTTCGGTGTCGGTCACTTCGATCTGATCATTGTGGATGAGGCGCATCGCTCAGTGTACGATCGGTACGGTGCTATTTTCACCTATTTCGATTCCTTGTTGGTCGGCCTTACTGCAACACCACACGACCAAGGGGATCGGGATACCTATGCCTTGTTCGATTGCGAAGAGCATAACCCGACATCGTTCTATGAATTAGGGCAGGCCGTAGCCGATCGTTTTCTGGTGCCGCCCATTGGCAAAGCAGTGGACTTCGGCTTTCTGCAACGCGGTATCCGCTACGATGACCTGAGTGAGAGCGATAGGACACATTACGAAGAGACCTTCCGGGACGACCAAGGGAATATACCCGAAGAGATCGGAGCGCCCGCGATCAATAACTGGCTCTTCAACTCGAACACCATCGATCAGGTGTTGGCCTATGTGATGGAGAACGGGATCAAAGTGGAAGGTGGTGAGAAGCTGGGCAAGACCGTTGTCTTTGCAAGGAACATAGACCATGCCCGGGCCATACAGAACCGTTTTGAAGATCAGTTCCCGCAGTACGGTGGGCATTTCATGTCGGTGGTACACAGTAAGGAGCAATACTCCCAGAGCATCATAGATAATTTCAGTGATAAGGACCGGTATCCACAGATCGCCGTGAGTGTGGATATGTTGGATACGGGTATTGATATTCCTGAGATCGTGAACTTGGTGTTCTTTAAACCGGTCTATAGCAAGTCCAAGTTCTGGCAAATGGTTGGCCGCGGCACACGCTTATGCCCGGATCTGTTCGGTCCCGGCCAGCACAAGGAGAACTTCAGGATCTTCGATCTCTGTGGCAACTACAGCTTCTTCAACCTGCGGCCGGAAGGCATTGAACCTGTGCGCTCCCCCAGCCTATCGCAACGGATCTTTGAAGCAACTATCCTACTTAGTGAACAACTGCGTGAACCAGCCCATCAGGTACCAAAAGATCAAGCACTACGCGTTGAGCTTTTGAATAGTGCGCATAGTTGGGTCCAGGCACTTTGGGAATTGCGGCACACCGTGCGCATTCGTCCTGCGCAACGTGTGCTCGATCACTACCGTGAACGTACCGCATGGAATGCGTTATCAAAAAGCGGGATCAGTGATCTGTTCGAGACCGTTGGTCACTTGATCGAACTACCGGACAAGGACGAGCTGGCCAAACGATTTGACCTACTTATGCTCGATCTGGAAATTGCTGTGGCCCAAGAGGCGCCGTCAGTAGATCGCCTGTTCCGCACGTTGGCCTCAACCGCCACACAGCTTGCCCGGCTCTCCAACATTCCCGTAGTGCAGGAGCGGTATCCAGCGATCAAAGCAGTTCTTGATGTCGCAAATGATCAACAACAACGAGCCGCTGTGTTCGGTCTGGAAGCCTTGGAATTCACACGAAAACAATTGCGCGATCTAGTGCGCTTGATACCGCGCGAGGAACGCAAAGTGGTATACTCGGACCTGAGAGATGAGTTGGTGAGCGAGGGTGAGGATATCATCTCCATGCCAGGTAGCTACACCATGCGTAGCTATCGGATGCGTGTAGAGGAGTTCATCCGCTCGCACAAACACCAGCTTACCATTCACAAACTATACACCAATGAGCCGATCACGACCGCTGAGCTAGTGGAACTGGAACGCATCCTGTTCGATGGAGACGAACGCGGCACGAAGGAGGCTTTGATGAAGGAACTTGGCGAGGAACGGCCACTAGGCTATTTCATTCGCAGCATCATCGGCCTTGATGAAGGCGCAGCAAAAGCAGCCTTCGGCGAATTCTTGTCCGGCTCCATCTTCAGTGCTACGCAGATCCACTTCATCGATTCCATCATTCGGCACCTCACGGTGAACGGCGTGATCGACAAACGCATGCTCGCAGAGCCGGGTTCAACGTTCACGGACCTACACCAAGAAGGGATCTTCGGCCTATTCCCGAATGAGAATGATCAGGATAAGATCATCTCGGTAGTGGAGTGGGTGCAAGGGAACGCACAGCCGGGTGAGCGCAGTGCTTGA
- a CDS encoding restriction endonuclease subunit S: MSVLGNYIQILGGGTPNRDIEGYWEGDVPWATVKDLTSKHISETYESITERGVDNCATQIVPAGTLLIATRMALGRMSITNVPMAFNQDLKALVINGKVDQTYLYYFLFAKENYFISRGNGATVKGFKIEDIRSLPFAPPALPTQRRIAAILDKAQALVANDRRTLAVYDQLAKSLFLELFGDPVRNERGWETVDLGSLCEVVRGSSPRPQGDARYFGGPVPRLMVADLTRDGMYVTPQIDSLTIEGSQRSRPMKRGDLVMAVSGKPGLPAILMVDCCIHDGFAGFRDFDKGFDLRFIYHYLNMLAVGVSDKSVGAIFKNITTEEIRRMRIPLVPLKAQERFGTLLHNIQKQRTCIAASLHQSEGLFGSLLQGAFRGELGN, from the coding sequence ATGAGCGTGCTGGGCAATTATATCCAGATACTTGGTGGTGGTACTCCTAATCGCGATATCGAGGGCTATTGGGAAGGTGATGTCCCATGGGCTACGGTGAAGGATCTTACATCAAAGCATATTTCGGAGACGTACGAGTCGATCACTGAACGCGGTGTAGATAATTGTGCGACACAGATAGTTCCAGCCGGAACGTTATTGATTGCAACACGCATGGCTCTTGGGCGCATGTCGATCACGAACGTGCCGATGGCATTCAATCAGGATCTGAAGGCGCTTGTTATAAATGGCAAGGTTGACCAGACCTATCTCTATTACTTTCTATTTGCGAAAGAGAATTACTTCATTTCGCGTGGAAACGGAGCGACGGTGAAAGGCTTCAAGATAGAAGATATCCGCAGCTTACCTTTTGCTCCGCCCGCCCTCCCCACGCAGCGTCGCATCGCGGCGATCTTGGACAAGGCGCAGGCGCTGGTGGCCAACGACCGGCGAACCTTGGCGGTTTACGACCAACTTGCCAAGAGCCTGTTCTTGGAGCTGTTCGGGGATCCGGTGCGGAATGAGAGGGGGTGGGAAACTGTAGACTTGGGTTCGTTGTGTGAGGTCGTCCGTGGGAGCAGTCCAAGACCACAGGGTGATGCGCGATACTTTGGAGGTCCCGTGCCTCGCCTAATGGTTGCAGACTTGACCCGTGATGGGATGTATGTGACACCTCAGATCGATTCACTCACGATTGAAGGCTCACAGCGCAGTCGTCCAATGAAACGTGGTGACTTGGTGATGGCTGTAAGTGGGAAGCCAGGCCTGCCAGCGATCCTGATGGTCGACTGTTGCATACACGATGGATTTGCAGGATTTCGTGACTTTGACAAAGGCTTTGACCTGAGGTTCATTTACCATTATCTGAATATGCTCGCCGTAGGGGTCAGCGATAAGTCGGTGGGAGCCATCTTCAAGAATATCACAACAGAAGAGATCCGAAGAATGCGTATTCCACTTGTTCCACTCAAAGCGCAGGAACGGTTCGGAACATTACTCCATAACATCCAAAAGCAGCGCACCTGCATTGCAGCAAGCTTACACCAGAGCGAGGGCTTGTTCGGGAGTTTGTTGCAGGGGGCGTTCCGGGGGGAGTTGGGGAACTAA
- a CDS encoding SAM-dependent DNA methyltransferase codes for MINGTLRSDVDRLWEAFWTGGIANPLTVIEQITYLLFLRRMDEIQTTKEKQSAKLGGPIKDPIYPPKYKALRWSSFKDKDPDTLFALFTRPDAKNDNLTVFDFMKQMGREGSVFSEHMKGATFMIPSARLLDRAVQMIAALDMADRDTKGDLYEYLLGKIATAGRNGQFRTPRHIIRMMVQLMVPQPTDTICDPSAGTCGFLVAASEEIRRTHPDSFHEKKFREHYNTNLFTGVEFDSSMLRIGAMNMMLHGIEHPQLIGQDALSKEQGHISERFSLVLANPPFKGSLDHDAVDPAILRTVSSKKTELLFLGLILRMLRTGGRAAVIVPDGVLFGSSKAHKQLRQELIERQQLQAVISMPGGVFKPYAGVSTAVLIFTKTDSGGTDNVWFYDMRADGFSLDDKRTPQLTEEQLELQYTEPTKGAKTLHEKSNIADILARFGAKGESKRARTDQSFLVPFADLKANNWDLSINRYKEVVYEQVKYATPAELINGKKGEPGLRQLAADRVKLLDELEALLK; via the coding sequence ATGATAAACGGAACACTCCGCTCCGACGTCGACCGCCTCTGGGAGGCCTTCTGGACTGGCGGCATCGCCAATCCGCTCACGGTTATCGAACAGATCACCTACTTGCTCTTTTTGCGCCGGATGGATGAGATCCAGACCACCAAAGAGAAGCAGAGCGCCAAGCTCGGTGGGCCCATCAAGGATCCCATTTACCCGCCCAAGTACAAGGCGTTGCGGTGGAGCAGTTTCAAGGACAAGGACCCGGATACATTGTTCGCGCTCTTTACGCGGCCTGATGCGAAGAACGATAACCTCACGGTCTTCGATTTCATGAAGCAGATGGGGCGCGAGGGCAGCGTGTTCAGTGAGCACATGAAGGGTGCTACGTTCATGATCCCCTCCGCGCGGTTGCTGGACCGCGCCGTGCAAATGATCGCCGCGCTGGACATGGCCGACCGCGACACCAAGGGCGACCTCTATGAATACCTGCTGGGCAAGATCGCTACGGCAGGACGCAACGGCCAGTTCCGCACACCGCGCCACATCATCCGCATGATGGTGCAACTGATGGTTCCGCAACCCACCGATACCATCTGCGATCCCAGTGCCGGCACGTGCGGTTTCTTGGTGGCGGCAAGCGAAGAGATACGGCGCACGCACCCGGACAGCTTCCACGAGAAGAAGTTCCGCGAGCATTACAACACCAACCTCTTCACCGGGGTCGAGTTCGACTCCAGCATGTTGCGCATTGGTGCCATGAACATGATGTTGCACGGCATTGAGCACCCGCAACTGATCGGGCAGGATGCGCTTAGCAAAGAGCAAGGCCACATCAGTGAGCGCTTCTCGCTGGTGTTAGCGAACCCGCCGTTCAAAGGCAGCTTGGACCACGACGCTGTGGACCCTGCGATCTTGCGCACAGTGAGCAGCAAGAAGACCGAGTTGCTCTTCCTAGGTCTGATCCTGCGCATGCTCCGCACAGGTGGCCGCGCAGCTGTGATCGTGCCCGATGGTGTGCTCTTCGGCAGCAGCAAGGCGCACAAGCAACTGCGGCAGGAACTGATCGAACGCCAGCAATTGCAAGCGGTGATCAGCATGCCCGGCGGCGTATTCAAACCCTATGCAGGGGTGAGCACCGCGGTGCTGATCTTTACCAAGACCGATAGCGGCGGTACCGACAACGTGTGGTTCTACGACATGCGTGCCGACGGTTTCTCGTTGGATGATAAGCGCACACCGCAACTCACCGAAGAACAGCTTGAACTCCAATACACCGAGCCCACCAAGGGAGCGAAAACGCTGCACGAGAAAAGCAACATCGCCGACATCCTAGCGCGCTTCGGTGCGAAAGGTGAAAGCAAACGTGCACGAACCGACCAGAGCTTTCTGGTGCCCTTTGCGGACTTGAAGGCCAACAACTGGGACCTCAGCATAAACCGCTACAAGGAGGTGGTGTACGAGCAAGTGAAGTATGCCACGCCCGCCGAGCTGATCAACGGCAAAAAGGGAGAACCCGGCCTGCGCCAATTGGCCGCCGACCGTGTGAAATTGTTGGACGAATTGGAGGCGTTGTTGAAATGA
- a CDS encoding N-6 DNA methylase, with the protein MKLIDAIICALRLKNGSDTLEGVCNIVKVLLSQKDVEPSSLLAEVELSGGRVSISDDGSLQLDPERMLNRVRFFQAHAWELRNALRSMPFAQTVGLELALIYALAVRPAGVLPTIAQRGEGLWSTLNELAEEFKDFGEQHSYLLKNGGALATSPVQTELFLMASAGLEPIEYVEEMRSLLLRDSHMGQFCTPWSVAMLMARLLGDVEEVFDPAADASVLPAVLAARAPHSVKLDAVFFNQFAFFFNTLQARILGADLNAALNEPSAPGASNKKYTHCISAPPFGGRVKEEGRLRAIEPYEIAINQILKRLAPEGKAVILVPESMLFGINRAHLRKQILDLGLLEAVISLPAGSFTPYSGIKTSIIVLNGSRPTNAPVRFVDAGLHVTYKTRSEITLDVSSVLQALDSTYTLQGVLDVKVSDIRSDEHVSWSMSRFASLLQQAHIVAEADGVDVVELGTVLSDDILSMGDLAGLPLFQVSELSTDVLDMRRTARDGQHETGSVKKGLKRLDVPALLLARVGGKLKPTLFDPVDGPIAVGSNVFMFRVDAARANTEYLATELRTPTIQDQLDAYHQGSTIAFIAKADVLRIRVRLPELKDQLRIVRERKESILLAKKEEIARQEKQHGLSTDEWQILGAVEHSFRPVVALLEQPMAEIHAVLNSLGPVEKSTITTALDTMNSGLDRMRGLFQLINAVIRSDKESLRPVPIDLRRLFRTELRGLADQVKALMVIFECEAGLETTEGVIAHVDQQQFALVIQNLFINMAKHGLRSDQEQLVVRVRVSTRIEPQRTRLVITIENNGKPFPEGFTHEHFITFGKRLDMKKGNGIGGYLIDRIIANHGGKFVSGNLPVSDDKYRSSFERDQRIDENHWIPFDREAVSTQMFVHFTIDLPISHDTV; encoded by the coding sequence ATGAAACTGATAGACGCCATAATATGTGCCCTTCGCCTGAAGAACGGCTCGGATACTTTGGAGGGTGTCTGTAATATCGTCAAGGTCTTATTGAGCCAGAAGGACGTTGAGCCATCGAGCTTGCTTGCTGAGGTGGAGTTGTCTGGTGGGCGTGTTAGTATATCCGATGACGGTAGTTTACAGTTGGATCCAGAACGTATGTTGAACCGGGTCCGTTTTTTTCAGGCCCACGCATGGGAATTGCGCAATGCGCTACGATCCATGCCCTTCGCGCAGACCGTTGGCTTGGAGCTGGCACTCATTTATGCCTTGGCCGTGCGCCCAGCAGGAGTGTTGCCTACGATCGCTCAAAGAGGAGAAGGATTATGGTCCACCTTGAATGAATTGGCAGAGGAGTTTAAGGACTTTGGGGAGCAGCATTCGTATCTTCTTAAAAATGGCGGCGCACTGGCAACAAGCCCAGTACAAACTGAGCTTTTTCTCATGGCATCAGCGGGTTTGGAACCGATCGAGTATGTGGAAGAAATGCGTAGCCTCCTCTTGCGCGATAGTCACATGGGCCAGTTCTGTACGCCATGGTCCGTTGCAATGCTTATGGCGCGGCTGCTCGGAGACGTGGAAGAGGTATTCGACCCAGCTGCGGATGCGAGCGTATTGCCAGCAGTGCTCGCAGCGCGTGCGCCACATTCTGTAAAGCTCGACGCGGTATTCTTCAACCAATTCGCATTCTTCTTCAATACGCTGCAAGCACGTATTCTCGGGGCAGACCTGAACGCCGCCTTGAACGAACCATCAGCACCCGGTGCTTCCAACAAGAAGTATACGCATTGCATTAGTGCACCACCTTTCGGTGGTCGAGTGAAAGAGGAAGGAAGGCTACGCGCGATAGAACCCTATGAGATAGCGATCAACCAGATCCTCAAGCGGCTTGCACCCGAGGGGAAGGCGGTGATCCTTGTGCCCGAGAGTATGTTGTTCGGCATCAACAGAGCGCATCTACGCAAACAGATTCTTGACCTAGGGTTGCTCGAAGCAGTGATCTCGTTGCCAGCAGGATCCTTCACACCCTACTCAGGGATAAAGACCTCGATCATTGTTTTGAATGGATCACGGCCAACGAATGCGCCTGTCCGATTCGTGGATGCGGGTTTGCATGTCACATACAAGACGCGATCCGAAATAACACTCGATGTTAGCAGCGTGCTGCAGGCGTTGGATAGCACTTATACCTTACAAGGTGTTTTGGACGTGAAGGTTTCTGACATCCGTTCCGACGAGCATGTGTCTTGGAGCATGAGTCGGTTTGCCAGCCTGCTTCAACAAGCCCATATCGTGGCCGAAGCGGATGGTGTGGACGTGGTTGAACTCGGCACCGTGCTTTCGGACGATATCCTCTCCATGGGCGACCTCGCCGGTCTGCCGCTCTTCCAGGTCTCCGAGCTTTCAACGGATGTCCTCGACATGAGGCGCACGGCGCGTGATGGGCAACATGAAACCGGTTCTGTCAAGAAGGGACTGAAGAGATTGGATGTGCCAGCACTGCTACTTGCACGGGTGGGCGGAAAGTTGAAGCCGACCTTATTCGACCCGGTAGATGGACCGATCGCCGTGGGAAGCAATGTATTCATGTTCCGTGTGGATGCGGCTCGTGCTAATACCGAATACCTCGCAACAGAACTAAGAACGCCCACGATCCAAGATCAGCTCGACGCATACCACCAAGGAAGTACGATCGCTTTCATAGCCAAAGCAGACGTTCTGAGAATTCGGGTTCGCTTACCCGAACTCAAGGATCAACTGCGCATTGTTCGCGAACGGAAGGAATCCATTCTATTGGCGAAGAAGGAGGAGATCGCTAGGCAGGAAAAACAGCATGGCCTCTCCACTGATGAGTGGCAGATCCTTGGTGCAGTGGAGCACAGCTTCCGCCCGGTGGTGGCGCTTCTGGAGCAACCCATGGCCGAGATCCATGCAGTACTCAACAGTTTGGGCCCAGTTGAAAAGTCTACGATCACCACCGCCCTAGATACAATGAATAGTGGATTGGATCGCATGCGCGGTCTCTTTCAATTGATCAATGCGGTGATCCGATCAGATAAGGAGAGTCTAAGACCAGTGCCCATCGACCTTCGTCGACTGTTCCGAACGGAATTGCGCGGACTTGCCGACCAGGTGAAAGCGCTTATGGTCATTTTCGAATGTGAAGCTGGACTAGAAACCACTGAAGGAGTGATCGCACATGTCGATCAACAACAGTTCGCACTTGTCATCCAGAACTTGTTCATCAATATGGCCAAACACGGCCTTCGATCGGATCAGGAACAATTGGTCGTACGGGTGAGGGTATCAACGCGTATTGAACCTCAACGAACGCGATTGGTTATCACCATCGAGAACAACGGCAAACCCTTTCCGGAAGGTTTTACCCATGAGCACTTCATCACCTTTGGCAAGCGTCTGGACATGAAAAAGGGCAATGGCATAGGCGGCTATCTGATCGATCGGATCATTGCCAACCACGGCGGAAAGTTCGTGTCGGGTAACCTGCCAGTGAGCGATGACAAGTACCGATCGAGTTTTGAACGCGATCAACGTATAGACGAGAATCATTGGATACCATTTGACCGGGAAGCTGTATCCACTCAAATGTTTGTCCACTTCACCATTGACCTTCCCATTTCGCATGACACTGTTTGA